One Arachis hypogaea cultivar Tifrunner chromosome 2, arahy.Tifrunner.gnm2.J5K5, whole genome shotgun sequence genomic window, CACATATTTGTCACCCATTCCGATTCACAATTAACGAAAATCAAATTCGATTTGTCAAAGTTGATACTTAGTCCATACATGAGTTCAAAGCATCATAGGAGCCTCTTATAATTCAATATTTTCTCAGTCTCTGGTGGGCAGAACAAAATAGTATCGTCCGCAAACTGTAAGTGTGACAGTTCTATTTTATCCCTCTTAACCAACAGAGGAGGTATACATCCATTCCTTACAACTTCTCCCACCATCCTATGTAATATGTCAACCAGAAGAACAAACAAGAACGAAGATAGAGGATCCCCTTGTCTTTGGCCTCTCTCCATCTTGAACGGCTTGGACGGTGCCCCATTAATCAGAACTGACATAAAGGCTGTACTTACACATTCTTTTAACCATGCTCTCTATCTATGTCCGAAACCCATCTTTTCTAACACAATCTCAACAAAGCTCCACCTGACCCTGTCATATGCCTTTTGAAAATCTAGCTTTATAATCGCCGCCTTCTTCTTACTTGTCCTAAGCCACTGAACTATTTCACATGCAATGAGAGCACCGTCATGTATTTTTCGACCCTTCACAAAAGCACTCTATGTCTCTCCCACTAGTCTTAGCATCACTGAACTCATCCTTCTTACCAAAACCTTCGATATCACTTTGTACACACACTCAACCATGCTAATAGGCCTGAGGTCCTTGATCTCCTTGGCACCCACAAACTTTGGAGCTAGCACCACCCAAGTTACATTCGCATCCGTCAGTAATTTGGCACTATGGAAGAAAGCTAATACAGCTGCAGTGAATTCATGACCAATCTTATCCCAACACTTCTTAATGAAGTTCATGTTATACCCGTCATTACCTGGGGCTTTCGTCAACTTACAATCCCAAACAGCCTCTCTAATTTCCTCAGCAGAAGGCATTACTTCTAATGCTGTAGCCTCATCTCCCTTTATCTTCATCACTAGCCTTTCCGAAATCTAATCAATGGCACATATTATTGCCGATACAAATCTTTATAAAACCCTTTGATCGCAACCTTTATTTTGGACTGATTCCGTACCAACCTTCCATGTAGTAAGAGCGCATCAATTCTGTTGTTCCTCCTTCTAGCCGAGGCTACTTGATGGAAGTATAACAGAACCTTTTGATAAATTTTACATAACtcaacttttcttctttttttttttatcttcatcattattatcttcttctttttttgttcaaATTCTCCTTCTACTTTTTGTTTCatcttctcataattcttcttgttttattttttaacaagaataaaaataagaataaattaaaaaaatacatcatGTTACAAAACTACTAAGAGAGGGAGAAAAAAACCGTTGTAATAGCAGTAAcaataaaagaatgacgataaataaaaaatacgaaaaaaaaagaaatacaaaaaaaagaaatattcataTTAAATAACGTGAGATATGCGTTAGTGAAAAGTTGGAATGTATTTAATATGATCTTATTAATAAAATTGGTTTTAGTTAGatttagactaatttaattactaaaaGGATTTATATGTGTAGCGGAattgatgataaaataaaaaataattaaacacgtGTAAgatgtaaaataatatataattgcacAAGTAAAGAAAAAAGAGGACAAAAACGAATGCCTTGTCGCGTGGTATTTGTCTGCGCATGAGTGTATGAAGCAAAGTAGTGAGTCCAATAATTGAAAATCCCAATGAAAGGAAGGAAGATCATCTCATCactcctcaaaaaaaaaaaaaaaaaaggcccaTCCTGTGGATCCCAGCCTGAATTCACCTTTCCTACTATTTTATCATTGCAACATAGTTTACTTTTCATCATAACTCATAAAGCTcacagaaaatcctaaaaattaaaaaagcgtTCCCCCAAAAAGTCATGAAAAAGGTACATTGCCTATGTTTCACTCATTCATTGGCTggattttttcttatatatatgaaTTAGAAAAAACTTTACTTTCCAAAAGaaaaaatgttttattttctcaatttttttaacttaaattttaaatgttaaaataaaattcaacttAAAAACAATAACACTAGTACTATATCCACAATATTAAAAAGTGGATTgtaaaaatgtttgaaaaaataatataatattttatctaataattatcaCTTATAAATAACCATGTATTTTCTTcacattaaaaaaacaaaaacttttAGAAACACGATATATcagaataaattttgaatattatatctcaataaataataatattatatcattttttaaaattcactAAATCTAGTATACAAATCATAAAGTGAGATTTGGTATATAAACTTTAAGTAAAAAAATGAATTTCTTAATCATTATTGTattctttaaattattttaaaagtattaataaaataaaatcaaatatgtgtaatttttatattggactattattgataatttttgttaatattataatattttaatatgatatATTAATATGACACTTATTTAGAATAAGAAATAACgatttaaataaacaaaaaaaattataaatcacaattttaaagagaataaaattactaaaaaattgtgaattataattataattttttaattaaaaaatttattatttataaaatcataaattataatttttttgttatacaaATTAGTATCCAGGATTTATACTACCTGATTCACCATCATTATACTTATTAAATACACTAATTTTGaacttatattaatatattagtaTATTACACAACTTTATTCATGTTATGAAAAATAATTAGCGACCAATCTCTTGGGACATTTTTATCACAAcgtaagaaagaagaaagagagcaaATCACAGTGCAAGAGTCAACCGACCCTTTTTGGCTCTATCTATTTGTAAGGCTTCAATGACTCCACATCTTGCATTTTATCTTCActtttttcctctctctctctcctcatttcatcattttcctAAACCCATTTTCTTTGTTAAAAGTCATTGATTCCCCTCTTTTTTTACTTATTCTTTTCTGTTCCTTCTTCTAAGCATTCACAAAAGTCAAGCATGCAGATAACGAGATAACACGCATATATACACACACATTAGGGTTCATTCCCACAtccattttcttcctttttaaCCCTCACTGGAATATGAAGCCACCCCTGAACTTCTTCCTGCTCCCTCAAAGTGTTACCTCTTAAAAGGGCATTTagaaagtgagagtgagagagagagagaaagatagagAAAGAAGAGCTAATAagcttgaaacaaaaaaaaatttaaaaattaaaaatctcttctttttTTCAGGCTTTGCCttcattctctttctttctctccaaacaacaataatagaagagaagaaaaagacccctttttttaaaaaattatttttattattagagtGTTATAGAGAGAGTTGAGACATTAGGAAAGAGCTTTATCCTTTTGTCTCCTCTATCTCTCTGTCTccaataatttttcattttttccccttttttcttAGCTACAAAGGTTAGCTTTTGATTGTTCTCTCAAGTATATAAGCTCCATTCTGAGTGACCCAGTTCATCTTTTGAGCTCTTCTATTGTTTGGAAATTCTGGGCTACTGAgaatcattcatcatcatcatcatcatccaaatTGGTCAATCAGTTTCAGAATCTGCAAAGTAACTAGTTATACATGAAGATCAGGACCCATATGTGAAAAAAGCTTATTTATTAGTCCCTTTGAGGTGTGTTTTGATTAGCAAAGCAAAAGTGGCTTCTTTGATGAGTTTTGGAGGGTTTCTAGACAACAATTCCGGTGGCGGCGACGACGGTGGCGGTGGCGGCGGTGTGAGAAACATAGTAGAAATTCCATATAACAACGGTGGTGGTGGCACTACCAAGAACAACATCATCAACAACGATAATAATAGAACAACAATGCCCTCTGGTGCAATCTCACAGCCTCGCCTTTTAACAACTACTCCAACTTTGGCCAAATCAATGTTCAACTCACCTGGCCTCTCTCTAGCACTTGTGAGACAAAAATTCAAGATCTtgtttacatatataaatataaataatttctcttttttccttacTTCCTTCATTAACCCCCTTTTGCTTTCAGTTCACTCCTTCCCTCCAATAATATATCTTGTTTTAGAAACTCAAAATTATGGTTCATACTTGTATTTTGTTTATTGGTATTGATGCTAAAACATAGAAAGTGTTTTTTTATGAATAActtggttttgtttgtgtttgttgaaatgaaGCAGCAAACGAATCTTGATGAACAAGGGGATGTGAATAACAACAACATTATGGGGAGtgagaacaacaacaataattatgAAGGAAGTAATGGAGGATTGAGAAGGAGCAGAGAAGAAGAACATGAAAGCAGATCTGGAAGTGATAACATGGATGGTGCCTCCGGCGATGAACAAGATGCTGCCGACAACAATAATCCCAAAAGGAAAAAACGTTATCACCGACACACTCCTCAGCAAATACAAGAGCTTGAATCGTGTGTTCttcatttcattttaatttctttccctctttttttttttttataacatttctaaATGAtgattctttattattattataggttGTTTAAGGAGTGTCCCCATCCTGACGAGAAACAAAGGCTAGAACTTAGTAAAAGGCTTTGCTTGGAAACAAGGCAGGTGAAGTTTTGGTTCCAAAATCGGAGAACCCAAATGAAGGTATAAAAACTATAAACATTTTTTTAAGGTCCTTTTCGCATGGCTTTTCTACCCATTTTTGATGATATGGaccatataataataaaaatctctCCTTTTTTAATGGGGTACTATGAAATTATTGTACTAGACTCAATTGGAGCGCCATGAGAACACACTCCTAAGGCAAGAGAATGACAAGCTTAGAGCTGAGAACATGTCAATTAGAGATGCAATGAGGAACCCCATGTGTTCAAATTGTGGTGGTCCTGCCATAATTGGTGAGCTTTCACTTGAGGAACAACATCTTAGGATTGAGAATGCAAGACTAAAGGATGAATTAGACCGGGTTTGTGCCCTCGCCGGCAAGTTCTTGGGCCGGCCCATTTCGTCGATGGGCGGGCCCCATCCGTTGCCAAATTCAAGTTTGGAGCTTGGGGTTGGCAACAATAACAATGGCTATGGTTGCAACTTGAGCATAAATGTGCCTAATAGCTTGCCTTTGGGGCCGGAATTTGGGGTGAATTTGTCTAGTCCTTTGGGTATGGTTTCCGGGCCGGCGATCACTCGGCCACAGCCGAGCGCGGTTGTTGGCGGATTTGATAGGTCAATGGAGAGGTCAATGTTGTTGGAGCTTGGTTTGGCTGCCATGGATGAGTTGGTGAAGATGGCACAAAGTTGTGAGCCTCTTTGGATAAGGAGTTTGGAAATTGGAGGAAGGGAAGTGCTTAACCATGAGGAGTATATTAGGACATTCCCTAATCCTTGCATTGCTTTAAGGACTAATTCCTTTGTCTCTGAGGCTTCTAGGGAAACTGGTCTTGTCATCATAAATAGCTTGGCTCTTGTTGAGACTTTAATGGATGCGGTAAGTTgtcttatttcttctttctcttcattttattttatctaatatgaaaaaacaaaactatttatataaaaatatttttatgtgaaatgaAAATATACCAAACTATAGAAtagtttttagttattatttttatatgacatttttatggtataaaatataattttttttattaattatttttaatattaaaaatggaAGATGTATACAAAAATATaggtttaaaaaaaagaaaggaagggtATATATACATTGGTTTAATTATAAAgtattttattgctttattatAAATATGTTATATtgatttaatgtttttttttttttttagaatcgATGGGCAGAGATGTTTCCTTGTATGATTGCAAGAACCTCAACCACTGAAGTGATATCCAATGGAATAAACGGTACCAGAAATGGTGCACTTCAACTAGTAAgttatacaaaataaataataataataataatttgttttTGAGATTATAATGAGTTTAATaatgaaatgaaacagatgcATGCGGAGCTTCAAGTTCTATCGCCATTGGTACCAGTTAGAGAAGTGAATTTCCTTCGATTTTGCAAGCAACACGCAGAAGGGGTGTGGGCAGTGGTGGATGTCTCCATTGATGCTATCAGAGAAACTTCTTCTGCCGGTGCCCCAACTTTTGTTAATTGCAGAAGACTCCCTTCTGGCTGTATAGTACAAGATATGCCTAATGGTTACTCCAAGGTAAATTAATTcaattccaaaaaaatatttgataacaaaacaaaattattatttttgattttatttaatgctttctacaataaataaaaattaaataagataaatttagacTATTTGgctgattatttctttttatcttCTTAGTATTACCAATAAATTAATGCACTTGCATTTATATCACTACTTTAGGTGTATTGTATTATTTATCATCAATTTTTTGTACCATGATATAAACAACTAgctaagaataaaaataacaaataattatacaAGACATAAAAACCCATAGCATTATTATATAAATGTGTTATAATTTTTGAAGTCAAATTCTTaacaataaaatttagaataaaaaagaaacatataTATAGAATGGAAAAGTATaaggtaccaacatattatctgccaacttattgtcaataataattaattattatattttaaacatatatataaagagacacatccaaaaaatatatttataaagacatttctattaaacacagctataaaaaaaagacatttttattaaacaTATCCACaaaaacacttctattaaacactcttataaataagagttggcagaaattgGCAAAAATACTGTTAAAAACGTGGTAGAATTGAGAATGGAATTTATCAAGAGtgttttccattttcaattttattaaacatattttttcttAACCTTTTTGAGCCAAGGTCAGTAAAAATGAGTTACATTCTTCCATAGATAGTACATACAGTGTTCTGATGAacataaagtactactgttcacCTTACAGCTACTCAACCATAGGTCTATATAGCCACAGAGAGAGACTTAAAAATTTACACGCTTTCATATGTTTTTTctgaaatttattattattttatgagtttaatttttattcattattattttttaaaaaaagttttgatatattattaatataaattattttatacagttatttaattatatttgttattttagattattatttatactgttaatataaaaaataattattttttgatgttataattaaatacatatataaaattatttattaaacttaattttttattttatttattttctccatGTGAATGTGTTTCTCTTTAGTTCTTATTATTGTACTTTCTTCATTAACTGCTAACATGAACATAGTTGAGTTGAAAAGAGCATATTCAAAAGTGTGGCAAAACATCATGCTTAGGAATCACGGGGTCTAGTCTTCTTTCATTTTCCAagcttttattttataataaaaaaggaagaataaaaaataaaagaagctcATGTTTCCAAGTATTTTAGCTAGGTCTAGTGACTATTCACTATATAACTACTATGTCAGTTCTAATTCCCATACaaaatttatatactattttttttttccaattcccTTTCCTCAAAGAATTTGCACATACAATTAACCCAAAGTTTTCAACAATATGTTTGATCTTTTATTCCACATATACTATTTGAATAATATATCCCCCCATGTGACATAAAATCTAGAAAGGTTAATCCATTAATTTATTCTTTAGAAGCCTCCAATATCACTACTTAAATTTCTGGACCTAGAAACACATTAATTAGATATCATTCTATCTACAATTCATTTGATGTTTCCATTCCAACAACCATtatcttaattattttattatgattaCCATCACTATATTTTTAATTCACGAGACTGAAATGTGGCCTTCTTATGAAGAACCCTATGATCCATaggtaaattatatataataaaatatgttcGTTCAATTGAGTCAAAAATCAAGGACTGGcaatttttgtctttttctatCTTTGTCTTTGTTTTTGTGAACTGATTTGAGTTGCATCACAATATGCACTCAAACACTGCTATTGGCAAATCTCGAAGTTCCTTGCTGTAAATCCTGGCTTgactttattatataataataataataataataataatatagtaccAATATTTTATGTACGTGGTCCATGTCCATTTAGATACCTTTGTCTGTCGTTGAGCCAAATCTTCAGGCTTTTCCAAGATTTGATGCGGTTTCATATTAATATCATCATCTATCTTCATATCCAATGACGGCTAAAAATACAAACCTAGATAGTTTAGTAGTTGATCACAAATAATACCAAGTTACAATTAGTCAAATTCTCAGTCAACTTTGTCAGTACTAGCTCACTCAATAATGTACCACATAATGCAAAAGTAATCAATCatacaataatttttaaataattaacattagccttttttattgtaaaattatttttttaatcttcacTTCTCAAGATTTGGGTTTTAGGATTAtaatttaggttttagaatttaagatttaaaatttaagataaaaaaaaaataactctcTAGTTGAATTTCTTTATATTATCACTATTCAACTATataatagtttttgtttctttttatttgttactaaaaattgttttattattaaactaataTATTCACATATATTAATTTAAAGATGTATCAAACTTTTGTATATTCACATATACTTTAGAGATGTCTTTAtgacttgaaattgatgctgtaAGACACATGATATGCATAAATGGATattgaaaaacaatagtaatagTTGTGAGAATATTGAATGCTAAGGTCtgagaaaattaaattgaaatttaatgGCACAGGTGACATGGGTGGAACATGCCGAATACGAGGAAAGGGAAGTTCATCAGTTATATAGAGCCTTGTTGAGCTCTGGCATGGCCTTCGGCGCCCAGCGGTGGATCGCCACCCTACAGCGCCAGTGCGAGTGCCTCGCCATCCTCATGTCTTCTACTCAACCTTCTAGAGACCACTCAGGTATACATCGTGTTAGATAtaaaatcatttatatttatatattcaacCACACTATGTATACATCTAAATCAACTGTTAAAATCAGCCACCAGTattaatacaaaatacacattaaacaTGAATTAAACTACAGTATATTTGTATAGAAATACataatgactgattttaatatataaataatatttttgttatacaTAAATATTcatgaataataatataaaatttggcTCATAATTCAAGTAGATTATAAGTTTTAATTTGACCGCACTTAATTTTCAAAGTGATAAATAATTTAAGATGGAGGAAGTATGAAACTATTATGTGATCTTTTAATATATGAGGATTTAAATTAAATCTCGTGATCAGAATATAGCATTTAATTTGAGTgttctaaatatatatataccaattttttttcttttttaatgtaACATCATTCACCATTTTCACACATGTAATGCAGAGCATCATTAATGTTATCACTATAACACCAAATGAAACTGACCCATTAATATTGTGTATGTTCTTTTGGTGCAATAATGGCAGCAATAACTGCAAGTGGTAGGCGCAGCATGCTGAAGCTGGCACAGAGGATGACCAACAACTTCTGTGCCGGAGTGTGCGCCTCCACGGTGCACAAGTGGAACAAGCTCAACAATACCGGCAACACTGTCGACGAGGATGTTAGGGTAATGACGAGGAAGAGCGTGGACGATCCTGGGGAGCCACCCGGGATCGTCCTCAGCGCTGCCACGTCAGTGTGGCTCCCAGTCTCGCCGCAGAGGCTGTTCGACTTCCTCCGCGACGAGAGGCTGAGGAGCGAGTGGGACATACTATCCAATGGTGGGCCCATGCAAGAGATGGCCCACATTGCAAAGGGACAGGACCATGGCAACTGCGTCTCCCTCCTTAGAGCCGGTGTATGCATTTTCTTCTTGATCTAAGCCTAATTCTCTCTTCAaacaatttttcaatcatatgaaAAAGAATTTTAGTGATTTATAACGATCATGTCAGTTTTGCTATTATTGTAaaataatatgaatttaattttgatgcactgtaaAATAGTTTAATGACACATCAGCAAgtaagaaataaatattttttatgatcagtgcattaaaattaaattcaaataacatatatatgattgtgtttttttttttaatgtcaaaaaataaaattctctCATCAATAGCTTTGTTTTTAAATTAACCGCTAATTATTAGAAGGTGCTACTGCACTGAGTATAATGATCTCATTTTATTATTAgacattttaattaattagtaaaaaaGGCTGCTATTTCAATGCTTGAGATACAAGCTATTTTAATCTAATTcgctattaaaaaataattttattaatagaagtaaatattaaataacgagtatataatataattgatgaaaagaaaaaaacgatatttgcttattattactATATAGAGATGAATGCATGATGCTGCATGTACTAAGGTGGAAAAAAGGTCAATGAGGGTTGTGGGTTTGTCGTATGCATTGGTACCGTGGTTGTTTGGACTTttgatgagagagagaaagagaaagagagaaggatTGAGATTGAGAGGGACAAGTTTGTGATACCTTGGAATTATCGATGTGAGCAATTTTTGATGAATCAGTAAAATATGGCCCTTTATCACAAGTCAAACTATAAGGACGTTTCTCACCTTTTATGGGTTACGTTTCTGATTTCTGACCCAatcttttcttttcacttttagtagtagtagtagtagtggtattttttaaaaaataaaattttaaaattaaacttataaaaaaaatcagtttgACTTTGCAGTGTGACAagaagttatttatttatttatttatgtttattaatttgtggtttttttttttctaatttttttgtatattgatTTTGCAGGCaataaattcaaatcaaagtAGCATGTTGATACTTCAAGAGACATGCATAGATGCTGCTGGCTCGCTTGTGGTGTACGCGCCGGTGGATATTCCGGCGATGCACGTGGTAATGAACGGTGGTGATTCTGCTTACGTGGCATTATTGCCTTCTGGGTTTGCGATTGTTCCGGATGGGCCTGCGCCTCGTGGGGCCCAAAATGGTGGCGCCGATGCCAACGGTGGCGATGACCTTGGTGGTGGGGCGCGTGGGAGTGGGTCCCTTTTGACGGTGGCATTTCAGATTCTTGTGAATAGTCTCCCTACGGCCAAGCTCACGGTAGAGTCGGTGGAAACTGTGAACAACCTCATTTCATGCACAGTTCAAAAGATAAAAGCAGCACTTCGGTGTGAAAGTTGACTGTCACGTGATTATACTCTTGAGGTCACGTGACATATTCGGTTTctaatttttgctttttttttttttaaattttttttttttgggagggTTGTGTCATGTGGAAATGAAATTAACTTGGTGCGAGTTTGTGAATGAAGATTGGAATAGAATGGCTCGTGGGAAATGGGTTTAATTATTGGGAGATATGGGAGGTGTTGAGTGAGTCAAGAACGAACCGGGTGAAAAACTCCTTGTGTTTTGCGGGAAGGATCCGGATCTTGATCGGGTCGGGTTCGGATCTTTCGTAGTTCATTTTCAGCAAGGATCGTGGTTCGGGTATTGACTCCGGTCGACCTTTGGGGAAAAGGGAAATGTGgagaaaaaaagtaataaaaatatttggttagtatttataaaaatgataatttaactTGTATTGACTTGTGGAGATGTTATAGAGTATGTATTTTGTTCCAGTGTAATGAAAAGTTTCCTATATTTCATTCTTACTATATAGGCAAATTTGGAAGCAAAGCTTAGGAACCAAAAGTAGTCAAaacattcctttttaattttatattaattaatgtaattaacTACATTTAGTTTTCACTCTTTTATGTTCCTTTTGATTTtttatactgaaatttattttaaaaataattaatattaaaatattttattccattaaAAATAGATATTAATAGTATGTAATGTATTACTCTATTAGCAATTAATACATATTCTATAAATAATATTGTTTCACcaaatataaaatttgtattgTTGAAGATCAATTCAACTTTGTGATAGAAAAGTAGAAAATTTGTCGTGCAATGTTAAAATTTCTCAAGACCATATGCTATTTTTATAGGAACATCTCTATTTTGTAAGTGTTTAATTCTTATTAATGATgtaataattttcttttctataagCATTGCCCTCAGTCTTTTTCTATATTTGTAATTGTTCAATCCTTATCGATTCTGAcgagttaaaaatttatttaaaaacttatttggtaattttttatatatttcattttttatttttattttataatagttaATATATAAAAACATCAGTTGCAGAataaaatttgtgaaaatatttttaatttaatagaataatgccatatatctaaatctttttataaataaattcaatcaagttaaacaataaaatttggAATAATGttaattataacttatttttgttatgttaaacCAATTTGATTGGACTTAGTTAACAAAAAGACTTAGACATGTAGCATTATTTAacttaacatttataattttacacCCATAACATTTAAGGTGAATTATATGGTACAGATTTTTTCTTTAATAGAATAAAAGAGAGATTAATAAAAGTAGGACTcatattttgaataataataaaataataaaatatatctataaaaagAATTATACTCTCTTTATACCACTCCAATCTGTACAGTAGAGTGCCCCAACATTTAAAATTTCACATTAATAA contains:
- the LOC112736109 gene encoding homeobox-leucine zipper protein HDG1; protein product: MSFGGFLDNNSGGGDDGGGGGGVRNIVEIPYNNGGGGTTKNNIINNDNNRTTMPSGAISQPRLLTTTPTLAKSMFNSPGLSLALQTNLDEQGDVNNNNIMGSENNNNNYEGSNGGLRRSREEEHESRSGSDNMDGASGDEQDAADNNNPKRKKRYHRHTPQQIQELESLFKECPHPDEKQRLELSKRLCLETRQVKFWFQNRRTQMKTQLERHENTLLRQENDKLRAENMSIRDAMRNPMCSNCGGPAIIGELSLEEQHLRIENARLKDELDRVCALAGKFLGRPISSMGGPHPLPNSSLELGVGNNNNGYGCNLSINVPNSLPLGPEFGVNLSSPLGMVSGPAITRPQPSAVVGGFDRSMERSMLLELGLAAMDELVKMAQSCEPLWIRSLEIGGREVLNHEEYIRTFPNPCIALRTNSFVSEASRETGLVIINSLALVETLMDANRWAEMFPCMIARTSTTEVISNGINGTRNGALQLMHAELQVLSPLVPVREVNFLRFCKQHAEGVWAVVDVSIDAIRETSSAGAPTFVNCRRLPSGCIVQDMPNGYSKVTWVEHAEYEEREVHQLYRALLSSGMAFGAQRWIATLQRQCECLAILMSSTQPSRDHSAITASGRRSMLKLAQRMTNNFCAGVCASTVHKWNKLNNTGNTVDEDVRVMTRKSVDDPGEPPGIVLSAATSVWLPVSPQRLFDFLRDERLRSEWDILSNGGPMQEMAHIAKGQDHGNCVSLLRAGAINSNQSSMLILQETCIDAAGSLVVYAPVDIPAMHVVMNGGDSAYVALLPSGFAIVPDGPAPRGAQNGGADANGGDDLGGGARGSGSLLTVAFQILVNSLPTAKLTVESVETVNNLISCTVQKIKAALRCES